acaccaacaacaactacaGCAGgagcatcaacaacatctgcagcagcagcagcagcagcagcaacatcatcaacaacagcagcagctgcagcatcaGCTGCAACAAGAACAtaaccaacagcagcagcagaaacaaCAGCAGGAGCACCAGCAACAGCTGCAACAGCAACTACAGCAgcaagagcagcagcagcagcagcagcagcagcagcaacaacaacaacagcagcagcagcagcagcagcagcagcaagagcAACTCGGGCGACAGGAGCAAGAGTTGTTTAATTCCCTTCTAAAAGGCATGCATCATCAGGCCTCTAATATGGCACTGCTGCAACATCAGCACCAGCAGGTGCAACAGCAGCTCCGCCAGCAGCaagaacagcaacaacagcagcagcagcaagcagtGGCACACGCTCAGGCGCAGCAGCAGGTTTCCCAATCGCTCCTAGTTGGGGCCAGCGGAGTCCAACCGCCGCCGGAGAACATGGAGATTGGTGCCATCATGATCGGAGGGCTAGCGGTCGGGGCGGGTGGTGGCGCATTAGGCGTCGCTTCTGACCCGGCACAGCAACCGGTGCAGCAGCCGATGGACACGTCCGCACCCTTGCCGATGAGCGCACCCATCCCGATGGTGGTAATGCCGGCCACGGTCGGTGGCGACACCGTCGAAGAGTCATTGGTTGACGAATCGCGTGCCCTTCCGCCCGAGCTGACGTCGATGACCGAAACGGAGCTGATGAACTACATCTGCCCGAACGCGTTCGATTCGGGTAAGTCTTTCAAGCTCCACGATCGAGGGCTCTTTCGGCTAAATCAATAATTTCCTCCGTCTGTCATTGCAGTCTAAACTTCCCCGTTCGGAATGGTTCCGGTTTCTTAGAGAAGAACTACGTACAGCATTATCGGAGCAAGCACCGCAGATGACAAATTCGTGATGATAGGGCAGGGGTGCGCCAGGCAGAGGCAAGATATCATAATTTATTAACCTTATTCCTTTCTGAGAAAGTAACTACAatttaccaaaaacaaacccacgaAATGCGGTGGTGATAAGTAATTCGAATCTGGTTGTCAATATTGTCTTTTGAACGCAAAGCGAACTACAGTAAGGGTCGTAGGACATTTTCACACTTTTTATATGTATTCTGACATCCGGAACGATACGTGTCATTCGATAGAAAATAAGAACAATTTGACTTTTACAataatgcttagtttacatGAAGCGTAAAAGACTACAAATACCCGCGTGAatgttagtttttctttcccttttctaTTTCGTGTAGGCGTTACTATTCGTAAGCAAATGAAAGTGCAATCAGTGTTTAACAGGGGAAAAAATACAGCGAGGCGAAAGGTTCACtgaaatcttatcaacaaatATCATACATCATCATGTTCCGTTCGCTCGCACTCAATACCAAGTGCGCAAAGTTTGCTTTGCGCTTCATGTAAACGAAGTATAAGCATAATTAAACCGAATACGCAGAATGCATCGTGCATTCACTTATTACTTGCTTAAGTTTTCGCGCGCTTTTATCATTCTGGACAACCATTAAAGTATCAATTATCAAAGGGTATTCGGCGCGAATATCATAGCAATATGGTAGTGTCGGAGTCATCACTATatagcaggggtcggcaaagtgcggccTGCGGGCCAAATCCAGCccgccaaatgattttatccggcccgtaagaatatttAGGTGCTTCATACTAAAAACCCATTCCAATTTTTATaggatttgttcacgatgtcaggtttattttcttcctaaaaagtgtttgatgataattgtttaacgaggtgttcctgttatatgtttatcgataacattttaaatgttttagtttttaccactttttatgcaactttgcgttttagaaagttccactctccattacaaagggtattactttgaaaacattgaagcatcgtttaaagtatccggcccgcgccttcggtttctcttTAATCTTCTGGCCCTTTTCGAAAAACGTGTGCCAATCCCTGCTATATAGAGTTACACTAAAGTTAACGTTTTCAGTTGCTCGAAACGGAGCTTTTCCGTGTAATAATTAGAAATTCTTCTCCTCATCTTAGACATGCagttaaatttcattttcaatgctAAGATTTCTTTGAATAAGAGACACCCAACAAATGCctattatagtaatatttacaATCGCAAGGAAGGGGCAATTGaattcttttttattgcaatttataCTTTTCTATAAGCTTACGTATGCAAAGTTGATCGAAAGcgagtttcttttcttcatcaGAAAGCGAACTACCAAAAACTGTAGGGTTTCAAATACACCATTACGTTTTACAGGGTGCCTGCTTACTGCGCTGAGTGCGGTTTTCGTTCGGCATCATAAAAATCTCGCCCTAGACAAAGAACAGAACCGAATAGTTTAAGTCATTTATTCGTTTGCTATTAGCAAggtgattccaagtatttagtttttgttttttgtttgcttttttcgttAATGCTAAATGCGTTTCATAGTTCTTCGTAAATgatgtttataatttttatttctcctgTATACTTTGAGTATGCGTGCAAACAGAAATGTGCAAATCGTTGACCTGGTTAGGTATCGTACTATTCAATAAAAACCTAGATAAGTGGAGTGGATATGCATCGtttggaatgaaaacaaatgttcaTTGCCAAAGCCTAAGACTAATTCGCTTCCCGCGCGGACGAACGTCGTGAGTGCAAAATACGTTTAAACGAAGAAATGGTGAAACCAAATCCTACATGTAATGAATGAAACTCTCCAATTCTATGCTTGTCTTTTTTCAACATCGAAAATCAAAATGCACGTAAGGGAACGCGAACAAACATCTGCAGCACCACATTTTTCACATTATCTACACTTTCACTGCTGTTTCAAAAACTAAATATTAACACAAATAAtagataaattaataaaaataaaataaattgccaTACATCGACGAACAAAGATGCGCATCGTGATCGAAAACAGTGTCTCGTTGTACGCCCCTTAGACTAATCTCAGCGTCGTCACCGTTGTTGGTCGCATTTGAGTGTTCCGTGTGTCGAACCCGAAGGTCTAAACATTATAACACCGCAGACTGCCATATTTTAACCTTAGTGTTAGTTAGGACGACGCAGGACGTGGAAATGAAATGCTATGAAAATcacaatttgaatttaaatgcaTATGTTATTTACAAACAGAGCTGTTGATCAACGTGTTAGGAGCGTGTGGCACAATGTAATGCGTAATCCATCGGCCGAGATTGGACGAACGTTGGATATCGAAAAGATCTAAAAGAAAGTCCTCGTTTGTTGATGGCAGAGATATATTTCAAACGATATGGAAACGAGAGAAGACCGCAGTTTCTTGCGAAGGCAGAGGACGACATCTTGCATTGATTGATAGCAGTAACAAATTAACAGCCCGTGAGCCTTACGAACAGGTGATATCTTGCACGTTGCAGGCGCGTGGAAAACAGAGAGCagggaaaaatcaaaccaatgGTTGCAATGGTTGCCGGCAGGTTTCCACGCTAGGTTAATGTTGGAGGGTAATGTAATGAGTTAAAATACATCGAGGTTTCGGTAATCGACGACCCGGTACGATTGATTAAACCCAACCCGGCAAACTCGGTTAGGTTAATGGGAGGGCAGCAACGTCTCGAGCGAAACGAATCGCACCACCGGATCGGTTAGGTTAGCTCTGGagttgctttatttatttcataaaatattctATCAGCTAGTAGCATCTGTTTATCTCAATCATAGGTTCAACATACTGTACGCCGTGGACTTCTGTGCTATGCGCCGAATATTTAGTGAGGCAGTATTTATTAGTTGCATACTTTAGGGCTGTATTAATTAGTTTTGTAAACTTTAGAGCGTTAAGCTGAACCAGAACGGCGGTGTATGTAGCAGTAGGCAGGCAAGAATAGTGGAACCGAACGGTGTTTTGCCCCCATGAACCAATTACAACCGCAGTGAAACAGAAAAGCACAAACTGAATACAATCCATACCGTAATACCGTCCCCGGTGCGCCTGGCTTCGGACTGCCAGTGTCCACTAGCTTAGAACGGGTTTAGAGGCGTACAATCATCACTcgtaaaacaagaaaaaaaaaagcaaacacaaagaaaaaatgaaacccgTTTGCCGTCGGAACGGATCACACGGGGTACGGCGAATGCGAAAGCCTGCGAGTCAGAGATCGGCCAAACGCCGAAGCGTACGGGTGCATAATTAAATGCAAGCCGCAGTTGTAACCGTGAGGAATGCAGCTCGTGTGTGCCAACTCTccgtttttgttattattatttttgtgcgTAATTTGTCAGAAAATTCTTATGATAGCACTTAGCGGTGTGAGTGTAGGAACCGAGATGGAAGCGTTGGAGGTATTTTCAGGGAATCGAGCGAGAGGGTTAAGCGTGATGTAGTTAGTACAGTAAGGGAAAAGCCGCCGGAGGAAATATGAGGCAAATACAATAGAAGGACTAAGAAACGAAAGACGTAAGAACCTTAATGCTGTGTGTCATTAGTCGTAatagatatatatatacatatacataaacaaaagcaaatcaaaacattattattatcattactaTATTATATTACTGTTATAGCGTCAgaataaagtttaatttttccctACACTAGATGTGTGAAGACAATGAAAACGCGGCAGTCTTGGATTcggtttttgttcgtttgtttgctttgcgtGCTTGTTGTTGTTAGAGGCGCGCCGTTTGTAGTGTTAGCGAAAGTGTCTTCGGTAGGACGTCCTGCTTGTCCGGCGTCGGATTGCTTTCCTCCTCCTTGGTGCGGGATTCTGGAAAGGCATGGATTTTAGGACACCGCATCAGCAATAGGTAAGCTTAAAGTAGTGAAGGGACTGTTGGGCATCTACTTACCGGTCGTGTTTTTGCCTCTTCCGAACAGCATCCGCTCCAGGCCGATGATTGGGGACTCGAAGAGCAGCGCCCAGGCAAGGGCAAGGGTGAGCGTGAAGCCGATGTCGCCCCAGAACTGGTACACGGCGTGCAGGTCGGTGAAGTAGTACGGCAGCCGGGCGCTGCCGGCCATCATGAGCTGGATGGGCAGGTGCAGCAGATAGATGGAGTACGAGAGGCGCCCGAGCGGTTGCCAGATGGTGGCGCCGAGGAACCGATTGACCGGACCGCCGTACCCGTTGACGCAGGCAAACACGATCCAGCCGACGGCGCCGGCCCAGGCGACCCGGTTGAGCGCCTCGTAGAGCGCGTCGGCCACGAGCGGGTTGGTGGCGTAATCGGGCTGCTGCAGCGGATGGTCGGCGAACAGGATGGTCAGCATGGTGGCGGCCGCCAGCGTCCAGCCGAGTGCGACGGCCCACCGGGCGAGCGGGACGTAGTGCTTGCGGGTGCGCTGGAGCACGTAGCCGACTCCCACGCCGACCAGCCAGGCGCCGGCGCGCGTGTGCGTCGGATAGTAGGTGTGCACGTGCCGGATGCGGTTGTCGTCCACGGCCAGAAACGAGAGCCGCAGGTCGTACACGAGAAACAGCACGAGCACTGTCACCATCGAGGCGAGGGCGAGGGCGACGACCAGCAGCAGCGCCCGGCGGCCCCAGCGCCACAGCGGATAGATGAGCAGCGGGGCCAGCAGGTACAGCTGCATGTCGACCGACAGGTACCAGGTGTGGCCGAGGCAGAGCTCGCGCGGGTTCACGTAGTTCTGCACGTACAGCAGCGTCGACCACCAGTAGGAGCGGCAGTGGCCCGACGTCAGCGTCATCGCGCTGTCCCAGAACGGGCCCGAGCCGTTGTGGCGCATCAGCGTCGCCGAGTAGAGCACGAGGGCACCGAGGGCCGGCGTGAGTCGCAGGTAGCGGTGCACGTACATCAGCGGCAGGTTGAGCCTGCCACTCTTGTCCAGCGCGTTCAGCAAGCTCCAGCAGGTGAGCACCCCGCTGATGACGAAGAACGAATCCACCGACACCGTCGAGGCGACGACCAGCACGCTGTGGTACGACTTCAGCCACTGCAATGAGGAATGAACAACACGCGTCAACAACCATGAAGCATAGTATTGAAGTAATCAAACTACATTCACATTATGTTAGTACTACTGTCTACATCACACCAATGCAATCGTGTGTATCTTTCAATTGAAGTGAACTTTTCCAATTCTTTCATCGAGTATAACATTATCGGACGGCCTCCCAAATGTACCTAAACACTATTAGGATATTGACATAAGttttacatctttttttttaaacatatttaggTATCTTTAAAACCAAAGTAAAGTGTTGGATTCGAGTGATCTTTGAATGAATGGCTCATCCTTTGCTTATACTTTGTTGTAAGACGAGGTCGTCCTAAGCTGTTTATCAAAAATGTTGGTATTATTATTGTACCACAAACAGactgtttaaacattttacataTGTTCAACGATTTGATACGTTTTATGATTTGCAAAGCGCTGtaacactaagttttgtttgaattgtgTAGCTTCTCTCGAGGTATTTGTGACGTTAGACTGTTTCAGATAATGTAGCAAAAGTCAACAAATCTTGGCAGTCACAAACCTTTGTTGAGAGTATGtttgttgcgttgtgtttgaATGGACGATTCTGGGAAACTTACCGTTCCGATGACTTTCGAGTTGATGAGCGGCACCATCCCGATACGGGTGTAGTTGTGGCTGAACACGACCCAAACCATCGAAATCACGCGTATTCCGTTGATGCAATCGATCGTGCTGGACTTCCCGGCGTCCGGCCGGCTGCGGTCGACGGTCGCCAGCAGCTTCCGGCCGTTGGTGACGAGCGAAAACATGACCAGATTCGGATGGGCCTTACGCCGCCGGCAGCGGGCCACTACGTCGTACAGCGTGCTGGCAAGCGCCAGCAGGAGTATCGTGGCGAAGAACGCactgcaaagaaaaaaaaacacccatggTGGTGTGAGGACTTAGAGATGTTCCTTATGGATCCATCGATCAGATTCATCTATAGGAATCGTTTAtggaagattcattcagattgaatGAGTTTTGGAATCCTTTGGCAAATCACGAATTTGTCATCCGCGATTTGCGAATCACAAGCAAATCTTGAATCTttcaagattcatgaatcaccGACGATTCGTGAATCTGTAACGAATCATGATGCTCCGACGTGTGAAAGATTATCTTATTTATGTGTCTCTTGTCGAAATACTAATGAATTCGGAAACATTTTCTCAGGAATCTTAAGACTATTTGCGTACAAAAAACGTTGCTTCATTAAGCTCAGGTTATCTAGATAATTAGTCAAATCGATAGGTGCTAAATTTACTGAAGATCATTTATGTACATTAATTTTGGGCGATTCAAGAATCATTCGTGAATCATGGTTCATTGGAGATTCATGACTGGTCAGTGTGTCATAAAATTATCGATGATTTATGAGTCATTATTGTTGATGGAGGTTCATAAATCACAAAAGGTTAAGGAGATTCGTATCTACGGATCTAAATGTTAGTCGCACAGCTGAAGTGAGGATGTCTTACATAGCTGCGGCCTGGGAGCCACCTAGCGGTTCGGGTATTTGATTGCAACTCAGCCGGACGTCAGGCAGGTTCGGGACGGTTCGGTTGAGTAGCTGCAGGAAGTGGTCAGCGGTGCAGGCAGCCGGTATGCACGCACCGAGCCGGGCAGCCCAGAGGTCTCCGGACGTGCCGGGCATGATACGTGGCTGGTGGACCGACGCGGGCAGCAGGCCCTTCAGTGGCACGGTGAGAAAGCAGTAGCGCCCCTGGATCGCGCCGGCAAGGCCGCCGGCATTGTGCCACAGGTCGACACACTGGTCGTAGTGTCCCAGCTCGTACAGGTTGCCGGCGAAGATACCCGCTGGCCATTTGCCCCACGAGTCGACCACTGGGAACAAAACGGAAGAGATAATGATGGTGAGAGATGTCGCTGAACGGTAGTGTCGACAAGGTGTACGATAAGTGCGATGGTATTTCACTCAAGTGGGCTGAAATCCGCTCTAAGTCTCTAGTGGCCTATATGTGCGGTTGTAAAAATAGCGACACTTGCTTTGGATTAACGTGCTTGAACCACTTGAAGCAGGCACTTGTGCACTAAATGGTCCCAACTTCAGCATGCCGACGACACTCGTCAACTTCTTGGCAGTTTACTTTGGATTTAGGCGCAGCCTTCTGGTTCACCTGGGCTCACTTGCTCACTTGGAGGAAATCCGATCTTGAAGCGAAAGCTCTCGAACACCATCGGTATGCAAAGTCttttaacacacacacacactgaagGTCTACTGAACCGAACGAACCCCTACTTACATTCGATTGACCAAAACTCTTTCGCTTTTAGTCCCATCACTAGCGCCCGGAACTGGTGCTCACAGTGCGTCCCGTCGCTCAAAAGACTCGTGTTGGCTGATTGAAGAATTTCCGCCGGAATTCCGGCGAATGTGGCTAACTGTGGAGGGGGGAGGTCCAGCGATGAAACGACTGCGATCGCAGCGAACAGCGCCACCAACCGGGGCAGCCTTTGGTGACGCATGGTGCGTTCGGTTTGCGTCTTGCTCGAAAAATACCAGAAGCACCCACCCGGTATCACTACCTAAGCACCTACTGATCTGGTTCGAGTGAAGCGACGGGAGTTTTATATACTTGTGCGGTGCTTGAGGTTCGTTCTCATTCTGAAACTCCCGCCCCGGTACGCCAACTCGATGTCTCGAGCCTCAATGGTCAAGTGTAGCGCAGATAACGGCCTTCGAAGTCGAATAGCTGCTTTTCCCAGCCGGTAAACCCAACAGCCATCTCGCAATCGCCGCTTTATCTCGATTGTGTAGTATTCCAATATATTGCCGGGTTTGCATGCGCCCGATACCGATGCCGTTCACGCGTTTATAGCATTTAGCCTGGCAGCTGTAGCTCTAAGGCTGGCGTCATGGATTTCATTGACCCGCTTCTATCTTCCATTGTGCACTATGATTCTGCTCCACAGTCGTAGCTAAACTCCGCCTTTGTTGTTGGGATGGTTTGTAGTGAAAATCATTTAGGAAGTCAGTTGGACCTATACAGGACCTATATGCTCTTATACTATGTGAAAGTAGTCCAGTAAATACCAAACAATTCCAAGCGTTAAACGAAGTCTTTGGATCTTACGGTTATGTTTATCTGCTTGTGTTGAGGGAGTGTCATCAGATCATTATTGAAGCAGGAACATCTTTACCCAGAGACTGCCGTACGTCATTGCCTTagatttcattattatttgagGACGTttcgtaaaagaaaacaacaatcaaactACGATGATACACATTATTTAGTTTGTTTGATAGGGTGGTTTATCGATTTATAAACACAAACTGATGACTAGATAGATGGGAACAGAAGAAAATCCTTACTTCGCTAGAGATTTGTGGTACTGTAGGTGATTTTGCATCGCGGTAAGGTGCCCGGAGTACAAACCGATAACATTTTAGGGGGAACCAGCCTCGGTACTACGGTGACCGCCGGACCTGCTCTACTTCCGTGTACCGGTggcatacacgcacacacacacacacacacacgcacacacacgtccACACAAACACGACTGGAGTTCTTGACTCTTGGAATTGGTTCACCGTCACGGAGTTGCAAAATGGCACGAATGGGCTTAAATCGTAGAGATGCTGGTTGGATTTGCTGAGTGCACTGAGCGACCTGTGTCGGAGGCTGTAGTCGGTAAGTTCTTATACAATATTAGCTGGACTAGTTCGTCGGCCGTCTGCTTTGGACTTGGTAAGGGATGTTTTGACTAGCATCGCATAAATGAGACGGACTATTCTACCGTCACC
This region of Anopheles coustani chromosome X, idAnoCousDA_361_x.2, whole genome shotgun sequence genomic DNA includes:
- the LOC131269004 gene encoding nose resistant to fluoxetine protein 6-like, whose product is MTYGSLWLATFAGIPAEILQSANTSLLSDGTHCEHQFRALVMGLKAKEFWSIELVDSWGKWPAGIFAGNLYELGHYDQCVDLWHNAGGLAGAIQGRYCFLTVPLKGLLPASVHQPRIMPGTSGDLWAARLGACIPAACTADHFLQLLNRTVPNLPDVRLSCNQIPEPLGGSQAAAIAFFATILLLALASTLYDVVARCRRRKAHPNLVMFSLVTNGRKLLATVDRSRPDAGKSSTIDCINGIRVISMVWVVFSHNYTRIGMVPLINSKVIGTWLKSYHSVLVVASTVSVDSFFVISGVLTCWSLLNALDKSGRLNLPLMYVHRYLRLTPALGALVLYSATLMRHNGSGPFWDSAMTLTSGHCRSYWWSTLLYVQNYVNPRELCLGHTWYLSVDMQLYLLAPLLIYPLWRWGRRALLLVVALALASMVTVLVLFLVYDLRLSFLAVDDNRIRHVHTYYPTHTRAGAWLVGVGVGYVLQRTRKHYVPLARWAVALGWTLAAATMLTILFADHPLQQPDYATNPLVADALYEALNRVAWAGAVGWIVFACVNGYGGPVNRFLGATIWQPLGRLSYSIYLLHLPIQLMMAGSARLPYYFTDLHAVYQFWGDIGFTLTLALAWALLFESPIIGLERMLFGRGKNTTESRTKEEESNPTPDKQDVLPKTLSLTLQTARL